ACCAGTTCGTCCCAGAGGCCTGCGACCGAGGCGAGGAGATCGGGCAGCATCGCGGCCTCGTCGCGGACGATCATGCACAGGCTCAGACGCAGTGCGGCCATGGGGTTCTCCGGGGGGTTCGGGGCCTCCGGCGGCATTATGGGCCCACCGGCACGGATCGTGCAACCGGTGGATCGGCGACCGGGGCCCGCCCGGGGCGCCGTCGCCGCCAAAACCCGCATCAGAGCCCGAAAACCGCCGGGAGGCCCGTTTGAGCACCGCAGCCAAGTACCAGGACGGCCCGCTGGACGCCCGCAAGGTGATCAGTTTCCACCATGTGGACCTCCAGTACCGGGACCAGAAGGCCCTGGCGGACGTCCACTTCAGCGTCGACAACGGCGAATTCCTCTGCATCACCGGTCCGTCGGGGGCCGGCAAGAGCAGCATCCTGCGCCTGATCGCCATGGACGCCTTCCCGACCAGGGGCGAGGTCATGGTGCGCGGCATGCTCGCCAGCAAGATGAACCGGCGCAGCGTGCCGCGGCTGCGTCGCGAGATCGGCTTCGTCTTCCAGGACTTCCGGCTCCTGGCCGACCGCAACGTCGAGGACAACGTGGCTTTCGCCCAGCTCGTCGTCGGCGTGCCCCGGGCGCACATCGTCAAGAACGTCATGCGGGTCCTGACCCAGGTGGGCCTCTACGCCAAGCGCCATCGCCGCGTCCACGAACTGAGCGGGGGCGAGCAGCAGCGCGTGGCCATCGCCCGCGCCATGGTCAACAGCCCCAAGATCCTGCTGGCCGACGAGCCCACCGGCAACCTCGACCCGGTCACGGCCCAGGAGATCATCGACCTGCTCTTCCGCATCAACGACGGCGGCACGAGCGTGATCTTCAGCACCCACGACCACCAGATCGTCAAGACCTTCGGCCAGCGCGTGCTCGTCGTCACCGACGGCCGCATCCTGTCGGACGTCCGGCGCCGCGAGGCGGTCGACCGCAGCGCGAGCCTGGCCGACGCCATGTACCGCACCGAACAGGCCCCCGCCGCCGCGTCCCGGGAGACCGTCCATGCTTAACCGCGCCCAGCTCGTCTACCTCGTCCGGGAGAGTTTCGCCGGCTTCCACCGCCGCAAACTGACCACCGGTGTCACGATCCTGATCATGGGTTCGGCGCTGCTGGTGCTCGCCGTGCTCACCCTGATCACCTTCAATCTCGGTCAGATGCTCGAGACGGCCCGTGCCGGCATCGACCTGCGGGTCTTCATGCGCGAGGGCGTCGCGGCCGAGCGCATGGCCGAACTCCAGCCCCGTCTGGTGGCCATTCCCGGCGTCCAGCAGGTGAGCTGGATCTCGCCGGAGGCCGCCCTGGAGGAGTTCCGCGCCCACCTCGGCGACGACGCCGACGTGCTCTCGCTGCTCGACGAGAACCCGCTGCCCGGATCGTTCCACCTGACCCTCACCGCCGGCGCCCGCAACCTCGAGGCGGTGCAGACCATCCGCGCCGAGATCGCCGCCTGGGACGAGGTGGGGGAGATCCTCTACAACCAGGCCTGGATCGACAGCCTCGAGGAGTGGGCCTTCCGCTTCCGCATGGCCAGCCTCGCCACCGGCCTGATCGTCTTCATCGCCGCGGTCTTCGTCATCTCCAATACCGTCAAGCTGACCATGGCCGCCAGCGCCCGCGTGATCCAGATCCAGAAGCTGGTGGGAGCCACCAACGCCTTCATCCGCACCCCGTTCCTGGCCGAAGGCGCCATCCAGGGTCTGCTGGCGGGGGCCCTGGCGATGGGGCTGCTCGGCCTGGCGGGCTGGTTCCTGGCCGACCGTCTCGGCGGCATCGTCTTCTTCACGCCGGCCCAGATCGTGGGCTTCGTCGTGTTCTG
The genomic region above belongs to bacterium and contains:
- a CDS encoding ATP-binding cassette domain-containing protein, producing MISFHHVDLQYRDQKALADVHFSVDNGEFLCITGPSGAGKSSILRLIAMDAFPTRGEVMVRGMLASKMNRRSVPRLRREIGFVFQDFRLLADRNVEDNVAFAQLVVGVPRAHIVKNVMRVLTQVGLYAKRHRRVHELSGGEQQRVAIARAMVNSPKILLADEPTGNLDPVTAQEIIDLLFRINDGGTSVIFSTHDHQIVKTFGQRVLVVTDGRILSDVRRREAVDRSASLADAMYRTEQAPAAASRETVHA
- a CDS encoding ABC transporter permease, with amino-acid sequence MLNRAQLVYLVRESFAGFHRRKLTTGVTILIMGSALLVLAVLTLITFNLGQMLETARAGIDLRVFMREGVAAERMAELQPRLVAIPGVQQVSWISPEAALEEFRAHLGDDADVLSLLDENPLPGSFHLTLTAGARNLEAVQTIRAEIAAWDEVGEILYNQAWIDSLEEWAFRFRMASLATGLIVFIAAVFVISNTVKLTMAASARVIQIQKLVGATNAFIRTPFLAEGAIQGLLAGALAMGLLGLAGWFLADRLGGIVFFTPAQIVGFVVFCVGLGLVGSWSAMRKYLTMESEI